One genomic window of Cheilinus undulatus linkage group 7, ASM1832078v1, whole genome shotgun sequence includes the following:
- the gorab gene encoding RAB6-interacting golgin, with translation MSGWAGFSDEELRRIQLKDSAVPAAAARGRKPAPANRSRQQLQRDRALQLAAQKHAGAAPPELPPEQQLTKPPPPPKEEPQPTVPPAAPAQSLAVKQEVQQKHNEMKAKENHQLSLEEEETPTVKELETQEVALREKTRLEQLQQEQRLIEERNKRKKALLAKTIAEKSKQTQAEAVKLKRIQKELQALDDMVSNDIGILRSKIEQASWDYSSARKRYEKAEAEYVMAKLDLHKKTEVKEQLTEHLCAIIQQNELRKAHKLEELMQQLQLQATMEEEEEERQKEKEEKRRSCEETQGNGSAESQEGTVQLTKDCGATEEKTMEEKGGDVQQTKTEQDCKTQENGAQSEIIAS, from the exons ATGAGCGGCTGGGCGGGTTTTTCTGATGAAGAGCTCCGGAGGATTCAGCTTAAAG ACTCGGCCgttcctgcagcagcagcccgCGGCCGGAAGCCAGCTCCAGCTAACCGTAGTCGGCAGCAGTTACAGCGGGACAGGGCCCTTCAGTTAGCCGCTCAGAAACACGCAGGAGCCGCTCCACCTGAACTCCCACCAGAGCAACAACTCACCAAACCGCCACCACCTCCCAAGGAAGAACCTCAGCCCACGGTGCCGCCAGCAGCTCCAGCACAGAGCCTGGCtgtgaaacaggaagttcaACAGAAACATAACGAGATGAAGGCAAAGGAAAACCACCAGCTGAGTCTTGAAGAGGAGGAGACTCCGACCGTTAAAGAGCTGGAGACACAAGAAGTGGCTCT ACGTGAAAAGACCCGACTAGAACAGCTGCAACAAGAGCAAAGGCTAATCGAAGAGAGGAACAAGCGCAAGAAAGCTCTGCTGGCGAAAACCATCGCTGAGAA GTCTAAACAGACACAGGCGGAGGCTGTGAAGCTGAAGAGAATCCAGAAGGAGCTCCAGGCCCTCGATGACATGGTGTCCAACGATATCGGCATCCTGAGGAGTAAGATTGAACAAGCCAGCTGGGACTATTCCTCTGCAAG aAAGCGATATGAGAAGGCTGAGGCGGAGTACGTGATGGCCAAGCTGGACCTGCACAAGAAGACGGAGGTGAAGGAGCAGCTGACGGAGCACCTCTGCGCCATCATCCAGCAGAACGAGCTGAGAAAGGCCCACAAGCTGGAGGAGCtgatgcagcagctgcagctccaggccaccatggaggaggaggaggaggagaggcagaaagagaaggaggagaagaggagaagcTGTGAGGAGACGCAGGGTAACGGGTCAGCAGAGAGTCAGGAGGGAACGGTGCAATTGACCAAAGACTGTGGAGCAACGGAGGAAAAGACGATGGAGGAGAAAGGAGGGGACGTTCAACAGACAAAGACTGAACAGGACtgtaaaacacaagaaaacGGTGCTCAGAGTGAGATTATAGCATCCTGA